Below is a genomic region from Gemmatimonadota bacterium.
CGGGCCGGTAGTGCGCGAGCGCTTCATGCGATCCGACCCGGATCCGGCGCGCACCGAATGCTTGAGCGGCATGCACCGTCTCTTCGATTCCTGGCCCACCGAGCACGATCCCCTCGGCCTCCCCCCCCAGATCGCGGGCCAGGGCGGCCGCGGCCGACACGACCTCCGCGCTCACGCCGCGAAGACGACCATCCCTTTGCTCCAACACGGCGAGAACACGGGTCATGCGCGAGCCTCCCTCACAACGCCCCCGCCTCGTCTCGGAGGAGGCGGACGAGCTCGGGCACGGCGTCGGGACCTTCGCCCACGATCCTTCCCTCCTTCCGCGCCGGCGGCAGCTCCAGAGCGACGACCCGCACGCGGGGGGACACGACTTCGGCTTCGCGCACCTCGAGCGGCTTTTTTTTCGCCGCCATGATCCCCGGTAACGACGGGCGCCGGAGCTCGAAGGGACCTTTCGTGAGCGTGACGACCGCCGGGAGTGTGAGCTGCACACGTTCGCGGCCCCCCTCCACCTCGCGGACCGCGATCAGGACGCCGTCGCCTCCCTCGATCTCCGATACGCAGGTCGCGCAGGCCCACCCGAGGAGGGTCCCGAGCATCGGCCCCACCTGTTCCTGGTCGCCGTCAACACTTCGGACACCGGCGAGAACGAGGTCCGGGCCCTGGGCCTCGACCGCGGAGCGGAGGATCTTGGCGGTCGCGAGGCCGTCCGGGCCCGACACTCCGCGGCACAAAACGCCGCGATCGGCGCCGACCGCAAGCGCCCCCCGAAGTGTCTCCTGGGCGGATTCGTCCCCAAGGGTGACTACGGTCACTTCCGACGCGCGCCCACTCTCCTTCAGCCGCAGGGCGGCTTCCAGGGCAAATTCATCGTACGGATTCATGACGAAGCGGACGCCGGCCGCATCGAAGGTCGTGCCGTCCGCGGAAATTTGGATCCGGGTATCCGTGTCCGGCACCCGTTTCACGCAGACGAGAATCTTCATGCGGCCCCTCCTCCCATCACATCGCCAACCCGGCGAGGGCGAAGCAAAGCGTCGCCACCGCCCCCGCAAGGAGAGCGTACGGAAGCTGGGTCCGCACGTGGTCTATGTGGTCCGTGGCCGCGGCCATCGAAGAGATGATGGTCGTGTCGGAGATTGGCGAGGAGTGGTCCCCGAAGACGCCTCCCGAAAGGGCCGCCGCCACGAAGGGCGAAGCGGGAAGGCCGAGCGTGATCGAAGCCGGCACGACGATGGGAAGCATGATGGCGAAGGTCCCCCAGCTCGTCCCCGTGGAGAAGGCGATTCCGGAAGAGACGAGGAAGATGACGGGGAGAAAGATCACCGGGGGCAGGACCCCGGCCGTCACGCTCGCCACGTAGACTCCGGTCCCGAGCGCGCTTGCGACCGACCCGAGGGCGAGGGCGAGGACCAGGATGAGCGCCAGGGGGAGGAGTCCTCCGCCCCCTTTGAGCCCGGTGCTCACCAATTCGTCCAGGGTCGCGCCCCGCTGGGCGAGGAGAAGGGCCCAGCTCACGGCCAAAGCGGCGAGAACGGCCCAGAGGACGGAGGTGGACCCCGAACCGGCCCGGAAGTCACCCTCGCCGGTGATCCAGAGCCCGAGAGGCATCATGAGGACCATCACTGCGATCGGAAGGAGCATGTTGACGGCTCTGGGCTCGATCCGCTCGTTCGGCGGCGGCGAGAGGATCTCCTCGTCAATCAACGGCCGCGCTTCCGGCCAGTGCAGGAGCCCCTCCTGCGTGCGCCGCTCCGCCGCCCTCATCGGCCCGAAGTCGAGCTTCCAGACGATCGTGGCTCCGGCGAGGAGGACCGCGGCGATCGCGTAAAAGTTCAGGGGGATCGCGCCGATGAAGACCCCGAGCGGATCCTCGACTCCCAGCCCGCTCAGGATCCCGAGATTGTACGCGCCCCAGGCGTTCAGGGGGATCAGGATGCAGATCGGGGCAGAGGTCGAGTCGATGAGGTAGGCCAGCTTCTCGCGCGAGACGCGAAAGCGGTCGAAGAGGGGACGCGAGACGGCCCCCGCCACGAGCACCGTGATGTTCGATTCGATGAAGATGACGAGCCCCGTGACCCAGGCGAGACCCTGCGCCCGCTTGGGCGTGGTCACCCACTCACGGTGTTCCAGGTATCGCACGAAGCCGCGTACCCCGCCCGAGCTTTCGACCGTCGCAATCAGCGCACCGATCACGAGAGTGAAGAGGATGACGTTCGCGTTTCCGGAGTCACCGAAGACACCCACGATCTCCGCGATGGCCCGGGCGAGCCCGGCGAGGGGATTCCACCCCTCCACGATCGTCCATCCGATCCAGACGCCGGCCGCGAGGGAGAGATAGACCTGGCGGGTCCAGATCGCGAGGACGATCGCGAGGACCGGGGGGAGGATCGAAATCCAGCCGGGCTCGATCATATGGCGGTTCGCTCGATCGAAGGTGCCGGCCGCCCCTGAGAGACGTCCGGGTGTCCGGAAAGGAAAAAGCGAAGCGGCCAATCTGCCGCCTCGCGGATCCCGATGCGAGGGGAGACCTTGACCACCTCCCCGGGTCCGGGCGCTCCGTCGAGGAGGAGGAGGGGGGGCGCCGTGAGGGAAAGGTCGTTGTGCTCGCCCTGTATGGCGAGTGCCTCACAGAGTCGTGCCGGACCGTTCGTCAGATCCCCGCGGCGCCCACGCCGCCGAGCCATCGTCTCCCGGCCGATTCCGGCTTCGATGGCGCGAACGAGAACGGCCTGTGGGTCCCCCGCCGCTCCGGTGACGACGTTGAAGCACCAGTGCATCCCGTAGACGAAGTAGACGTAGGATCGCCCTGGCGGGCCGAACATGGGAGCGTTCCGCGCCGTGCGCCCGATGCGGGCCGCCGCATGGCTCGCCGGATCGTCCGGACCGGTGTACGCCTCTACTTCGACGATCCTCCCGCCGGTCGCGACGCCTCCCACCAGAGAGAGAAGGGTGCAGCCGAGAAGGCGTGGGGCGACCTCCTCGGCGGGCCCTTCGAGGCGCCCCGTGGCCAGCGGCTCCAGCCCCAGAACGAGCGAACGCCATGCCCGATCGGACATGGCGTTCGCATGCGAGGGCGCGGGCCGTCGCGCGCGGCGGGGCGAGCTCGGCAACTTACCCGGTCGTCAACGTCCGCCGCGCGTCCGGCGAAGCCGAGGCTGGAGGAGGGAGGGAGGCTCGCCCCCGAAGTCGTCGCCTGGGGACGCGAGAGCCTCGGCGGCCTCAGCCGGGATTCCGGCCGCAACCGGCTCCTCCAGCTCCACTCGTGTGGAACCCTCCCCGGGCGCCCCGGTCTTCGGCGGTTCGAAGGGGGTGGGATGGGCGTGCTCGCCGCGCGGCGCCCCCTGTCCCTCCCCGAATCGCTCGCGCCGCCGCGCGAAATCCGCCGTCCATCCTTCGAACAGCTTCTCGGCCCGGGCGGGGGGAAGAAGCTGCGCGACGCGCGCGGGGTCGGTCTGGAGGACGACGAAGAGACGGTCGCCTAGCGCATCCACGAGCGTTTCAGCCGTTTTTTTGCCGACCCCGCCGTAGGAATTGGTGAGGTACTGAACCACACTGTCCGGCTCAGTCGGGAGACGGAGCGCAACCGGATCCAACGCTTCACCAGGGGGAACGCCCGTCCTCTCGGACGCGGTCACGGCTCCTTCCCTCCGGGGACGAGATACCACCTGGCCCTCGAGGAAGGGCGGGGGTTCGTCGCCGCCCGTTCGGCCGTGGGCCGTTCCTTCGCGTGGCCGGAGCCGGCTCGCGACCGGCACGTCCACTCCGGAGACGGCCAGTTTCGGGCCGGTCATTGCCGCCGCACCGTCGGTCCCCGCTCCCGTCAACTGGAGGCCAGGTCCTTCGGGCGGTGCGGTCTTCGGCCCGAGGGCGACCTCGTAGTTCCCGCCTTCGCCCTTGCGGAGGTCGATCACCTCGTGATCGTGCGCCTGCTTGAGGAAACGCGAAAACTTGGGGAACCCGAGGTCCGCCTCGTCGAATCCGGCCTGCAAGGCGAGCATCCGGCGCTTCACGTCCGAGTCACGGACCGCGTCGGAGTCCTCGTCCGCGAGGAGCTCGGTGATGGCCTGACGGAGAAGTGAGTACGCCGCCGCGAGGGAACCGCGATCGGGCGCCGGGAGCCCGGCTCCCGCCGGCGCCCGTCCTTCACCCTCCCCGGCGCTCGCAGGCGCTTCCCGCATCCCCTCTTCCCTCGCACGACTGGAGTCACTGGACCCGCGCGACTCGCCGGTCCCGCGCCCCCGGTCGCCCCGGCCGCGCTCGGGGCGGCGGCCACCTTCGCCACCTCTCCGATCTTCGCCCTTCTTCACCCCCTTTCCGGGAACGATCTCGTATTGACCGTTCTCCATCTTCTGGAGCTGCACCAGGCCTTTCTTCCCCGCCTCGGAGACGAAGCGCGAGAACTTGTTGAAGCCGATGCTCTTTTCGTCGAAGTTCGGATCGATCTCGAGCATGACCTGCTTCAGGCGATCCGAGCGCATGACGTCGCCGCGGCGTCCCATTTGCTCGACGGCACGCTCCACGAGCGCCCATGGATCCGACGGGCTCGCGCCCCCGATTTCATCCGTCTTCCGGAGACCGGAGAGGGAGGTGTAGGAGTAGTACTCGTCGCAGTTCTGGACGAGGATGTCCGAGGAAGACTCCTGGATCCCCACGCCGATGACGTATTTCCCGTACTCCTTCAGCTTGAGCACTAGGGAGGAAAAGTCGGAGTCCCCGGTGAGGAGGATGAAGGTCCCGATCTCCGGACGGGTGAAGACGAGCTCGATCCCGTCGATCGCCATCCGGATGTCGGTCGCGTTTTTTTTGCTGCTCCCGTACGCCGGGGCGAAGATCAGGTCGATCGAGGCCTCGGAGAGAGGGACGATGTACTGCGGATACCGACGCCAGTCGGCGTAGGCCCTCTGGACCGTGACCTTCCCCCGAATGACATCGGAGGAGAGGAGCGTCTTCAGCTCCTTCGAAAGGTCGCTCCGCATCCCCATCGTGACGTTGTCGAAATCGATGAGGAGGGCGGCGTTCGGCGCGTGGGGAGAATGAAGGGCGACGCCGGTCCCCTCGATGTGGGGGGCCCTCGAAAACGGAATGCTCATAGGATGTGCTCGAACTCTCGCAGCGGAGAGGGGGTTTGGAGTCCCCTCTCGTGAATTATTGCCGCGAAACCTCCCCACCTGCCCCCCCATCCGCCTCGCTCCACACCATGCGGAGAACGAGGTTCTGGATGACCGGGGGACGGGTCAGGGGAAGTCTCTCGGAGACTCATGGCGCCGGATCTTCCCGGTGCGCCTCGAATAGGCGTCCGAGTCCGACTCGACGTACTTCCCCGGTTCCCGTCTTGGGAAGCGACTCGACGAAACGCACGAGATCCGGAGCTTTGTAGCTCGCCAGCGTGCGGCGGCACCACTCCCGAACCTCGTCCGCGGTCACGATCGCACCCTCCACGGGAACTACCAGCGCGCAGACCGCCTCGCCGAGGAACTCGTCCTCGACCCCGATCACGGCCGCGTCTCGAATGGCCGGATGGGCGTGAAGGCGGTCCTCCACTTCCCGTGGATAGACATTGGAACCACTGCGAATGATAACCTCCTTGTGCCGCCCCACCAAATGAATGGAGCCCTCCTCGTCTACCATTCCGAGATCCCCCGTCCTGAAGAAACCCGCGCCGTTGAAGGACTTGGAGGTCTCCTGCGGCTGGCGGTAGTAGCCGCGCATGACCCCGGGACCACGCACGGCCAGCTCACCCAGGCTCTCCGGGGGAAGCTCGGTTCCGCCGGCGTCGAGGACCCGCACCTCGGTCCCGGCGACCGGCCGTCCCAGCGTCAGCCACCGGATCCCCGGGGGATCGTCAACGGAAGTCACGGCGAGGGTCGAAGAGGTCTCCGTCATCGAATAGGCCGCGAGCATATTGGGGCAAAGCTCTCCTTCCACCTGCCGAAAGAGGGCTTCCCCCATCGGCGCCCCCGCGACGAGCCCCGTGCGGAGGGCGGAGAGGTTTCGCGGGAGCCGCCGCTGCTCCCTGAGCTCGGCGGCGAAGACGGTCGGGACACCGTAGTGGACGGTGACCCGGTGCTTGGCGATCAGATCGAGGGCCTTCCCCGCATCGAACTCCAGCTGCATCACGAGCGGCGCCCCGGAAAGGGCGGATCCGAGGAGTCCGGGACCCAGCCCAAAGACATGAAAGAGGGCGGTGACTCCGAAGACGCGGTCCCCGGGGCCCAGGCCGACCGCCTCTGCGGTGACCGCGGCGGCATGCAGGAGGCCACGCGCCGACAGCTCCACACCCTTGGGTTTTCCCGTCGTCCCGGACGTGTAGACGATCGCAAAAGGTTCGTCGGGACTCCGCTCCTCGGCGCGGGCGAAGCTGCGCCCCCGGCCCGCGGATACGAGGTCCTCGAACTGGAAGATGCGGTCGTCGTACCAGAGGTCCTCTTGCCCGACCGTGACTACGTACTGGAGCTCGGGCAGAAGGGGAAAGAAAGTCTCGAAACGCTGGAGAAAGTCCACCCCGTGGAAGCTTTCCACGGTGATCGCGCAAACTGCTTCCGAGTGGCGAAGCATGTAACGCAGCTCCGGCTCCGTGAGTCCGGGATCGAGGGGCACGAGCACGGCGCCGAGCTTCGCGACGGCGAAGAGGGAAACGACGAACTCGGGACACCCCGGGAGGACGATCGCAACGCGATCTCCCACCTCGATCCCCAGGTTCGCCAGGGCCGCGGCGAGGGCCTCCGATTCCTCTTCGATCCGGCCGAAGCTGACCGCGCGGTCCTCGAAGATGAGGTAGGTCCCCAGTGGATCCGACTGCG
It encodes:
- a CDS encoding electron transfer flavoprotein subunit beta/FixA family protein: MKILVCVKRVPDTDTRIQISADGTTFDAAGVRFVMNPYDEFALEAALRLKESGRASEVTVVTLGDESAQETLRGALAVGADRGVLCRGVSGPDGLATAKILRSAVEAQGPDLVLAGVRSVDGDQEQVGPMLGTLLGWACATCVSEIEGGDGVLIAVREVEGGRERVQLTLPAVVTLTKGPFELRRPSLPGIMAAKKKPLEVREAEVVSPRVRVVALELPPARKEGRIVGEGPDAVPELVRLLRDEAGAL
- a CDS encoding Na+/H+ antiporter NhaC family protein, coding for MIEPGWISILPPVLAIVLAIWTRQVYLSLAAGVWIGWTIVEGWNPLAGLARAIAEIVGVFGDSGNANVILFTLVIGALIATVESSGGVRGFVRYLEHREWVTTPKRAQGLAWVTGLVIFIESNITVLVAGAVSRPLFDRFRVSREKLAYLIDSTSAPICILIPLNAWGAYNLGILSGLGVEDPLGVFIGAIPLNFYAIAAVLLAGATIVWKLDFGPMRAAERRTQEGLLHWPEARPLIDEEILSPPPNERIEPRAVNMLLPIAVMVLMMPLGLWITGEGDFRAGSGSTSVLWAVLAALAVSWALLLAQRGATLDELVSTGLKGGGGLLPLALILVLALALGSVASALGTGVYVASVTAGVLPPVIFLPVIFLVSSGIAFSTGTSWGTFAIMLPIVVPASITLGLPASPFVAAALSGGVFGDHSSPISDTTIISSMAAATDHIDHVRTQLPYALLAGAVATLCFALAGLAM
- a CDS encoding DNA-3-methyladenine glycosylase; the protein is MSDRAWRSLVLGLEPLATGRLEGPAEEVAPRLLGCTLLSLVGGVATGGRIVEVEAYTGPDDPASHAAARIGRTARNAPMFGPPGRSYVYFVYGMHWCFNVVTGAAGDPQAVLVRAIEAGIGRETMARRRGRRGDLTNGPARLCEALAIQGEHNDLSLTAPPLLLLDGAPGPGEVVKVSPRIGIREAADWPLRFFLSGHPDVSQGRPAPSIERTAI
- a CDS encoding PIN domain-containing protein — protein: MSIPFSRAPHIEGTGVALHSPHAPNAALLIDFDNVTMGMRSDLSKELKTLLSSDVIRGKVTVQRAYADWRRYPQYIVPLSEASIDLIFAPAYGSSKKNATDIRMAIDGIELVFTRPEIGTFILLTGDSDFSSLVLKLKEYGKYVIGVGIQESSSDILVQNCDEYYSYTSLSGLRKTDEIGGASPSDPWALVERAVEQMGRRGDVMRSDRLKQVMLEIDPNFDEKSIGFNKFSRFVSEAGKKGLVQLQKMENGQYEIVPGKGVKKGEDRRGGEGGRRPERGRGDRGRGTGESRGSSDSSRAREEGMREAPASAGEGEGRAPAGAGLPAPDRGSLAAAYSLLRQAITELLADEDSDAVRDSDVKRRMLALQAGFDEADLGFPKFSRFLKQAHDHEVIDLRKGEGGNYEVALGPKTAPPEGPGLQLTGAGTDGAAAMTGPKLAVSGVDVPVASRLRPREGTAHGRTGGDEPPPFLEGQVVSRPRREGAVTASERTGVPPGEALDPVALRLPTEPDSVVQYLTNSYGGVGKKTAETLVDALGDRLFVVLQTDPARVAQLLPPARAEKLFEGWTADFARRRERFGEGQGAPRGEHAHPTPFEPPKTGAPGEGSTRVELEEPVAAGIPAEAAEALASPGDDFGGEPPSLLQPRLRRTRGGR
- a CDS encoding class I adenylate-forming enzyme family protein — protein: MEHSRGHTISGALAARAQSDPLGTYLIFEDRAVSFGRIEEESEALAAALANLGIEVGDRVAIVLPGCPEFVVSLFAVAKLGAVLVPLDPGLTEPELRYMLRHSEAVCAITVESFHGVDFLQRFETFFPLLPELQYVVTVGQEDLWYDDRIFQFEDLVSAGRGRSFARAEERSPDEPFAIVYTSGTTGKPKGVELSARGLLHAAAVTAEAVGLGPGDRVFGVTALFHVFGLGPGLLGSALSGAPLVMQLEFDAGKALDLIAKHRVTVHYGVPTVFAAELREQRRLPRNLSALRTGLVAGAPMGEALFRQVEGELCPNMLAAYSMTETSSTLAVTSVDDPPGIRWLTLGRPVAGTEVRVLDAGGTELPPESLGELAVRGPGVMRGYYRQPQETSKSFNGAGFFRTGDLGMVDEEGSIHLVGRHKEVIIRSGSNVYPREVEDRLHAHPAIRDAAVIGVEDEFLGEAVCALVVPVEGAIVTADEVREWCRRTLASYKAPDLVRFVESLPKTGTGEVRRVGLGRLFEAHREDPAP